Proteins co-encoded in one Brassica oleracea var. oleracea cultivar TO1000 chromosome C4, BOL, whole genome shotgun sequence genomic window:
- the LOC106340006 gene encoding uncharacterized protein LOC106340006 produces the protein MSRTSSFQISRLTQGSGTVENSPLVPIPNSEEKGISAAKNSHVSLSSGSQDDFVAPRRKRHRSTKAVTSKPSQVEVGTRGLNRWKFAHEGDGPLSITRDYLVRLIRCTRPQGFRPLSLAVSEEKKVYAKLATANSKVMEACNVGDGRPCATPPR, from the exons ATGTCGAGGACTTCGTCGTTTCAAATTTCCCGGTTGACTCAAGGGAGTGGCACTGTGGAGAACTCTCCTTTGGTCCCGATTCCGAATTCTGAGGAAAAAGGGATTTCTGCTGCGAAGAACTCTCATGTTTCTTTGAGCTCCGGCTCACAGGATGACTTCGTCGCTCCCAGACGTAAGCGACACCGATCAACCAAGGCCGTTACATCGAAGCCATCTCAGGTCGAGGTCGGGACCCGTGGATTGAACAGATGGAAGTTTGCTCATGAGGGCGATGGTCCTCTGTCCATAACCCGAGATTATCTTGTTCGCCTTATTCGTTGCACAAGACCTCAGGGTTTCCGCCCTCTGTCTCTTGCTGTCTCTGAGGAGAAAAAGGTTTATGCCAAATTGGCTACCGCGAATTCTAAG GTCATGGAGGCTTGCAACGTAGGTGACGGAAGACCGTGTGCGACTCCTCCAAGATGA
- the LOC106338432 gene encoding uncharacterized protein LOC106338432: protein MLATRYGLQETHNVYIEEAVAMFLEVVGQDKTVRVIAQRYQRSLDTVKRKLGEVLSALLKFAADALKPEDGEFTRVCPALRNDDRYWPFFKDCIGALDGTHISVRPPKRNAEAYKGRKQEPTMNVLAICNFDMKFIYAYVDVSGRAHDTKVLTYCARNEPFFPHPPNGKYYLIDAGYPTRTGYLGPYRRVRYHLDQFNRGGPPTNTREVFNRRHSSLRSVIERTFGVWKAKWRILDRRHPKYGLIKWIKLVTATMALHNFIQYHTHGDNDEEEDEEEEEEDGDGHGGHIPYEPAGDRALEGLRDHIGPWVNKKKEVDVEIQLHEVVANIDLLGEIKDGGMYAEEELFRLKGMEEYCKAVVELAAVLDWSISYLDLPFQRNP from the exons ATGTTAGCGACGAGATATGGGTTACAAGAGACGCACAATGTCTATATTGAAGAAGCGGTTGCCATGTTCCTCGAAGTGGTGGGCCAAGATAAGACAGTACGGGTTATTGCACAAAGATATCAGCGTTCGTTAGATACAGTCAAAAGGAAACTTGGTGAGGTTTTGAGTGCTCTCTTGAAATTTGCTGCAGATGCACTAAAACCAGAAGATGGTGAGTTCACAAGAGTATGTCCTGCTTTGAGAAATGATGATCGATACTGGCCATTTTTTAAAGACTGTATTGGAGCATTGGATGGAACTCATATCTCAGTCCGCCCTCCTAAGCGAAATGCAGAAGCATACAAGGGCAGAAAACAGGAGCCAACCATGAATGTCCTTGCTATATGTAACTTTGATATGAAGTTCATATATGCTTATGTGGATGTGTCGGGTAGAGCCCATGACACAAAGGTATTAACTTATTGTGCGAGGAATGAGCCTTTTTTTCCACATCCGCCAAATGGAAAGTATTATTTGATTGATGCTGGATATCCCACAAGAACAGGGTATCTTGGTCCGTATCGTAGAGTTCGATATCATCTCGATCAGTTCAACAGAGGAGGACCACCAACGAACACTCGAGAGGTGTTCAACCGGAGACATTCAAGCTTGCGATCAGTGATTGAGCGGACATTTGGAGTGTGGAAAGCAAAATGGAGAATTCTTGACCGTAGGCATCCAAAATATGGTTTGATCAAATGGATAAAGCTAGTGACGGCAACGATGGCTCTACACAACTTCATAC AATATCATACTCATGGTGATAATGATGAAGAGGAAGATGAAGAAGAAGAAGAAGAAGATGGTGATGGTCATGGTGGACATATTCCATATGAGCCGGCTGGTGATAGAGCCCTGGAAGGTTTACGTGATCATATTG GGCCATGGGTGAACAAGAAGAAGGAAGTTGACGTGGAAATCCAGCTTCACGAAGTGGTTGCAAACATCGATCTGCTGGGTGAGATTAAAGATGGAGGAATGTACGCGGAAGAGGAGCTGTTTCGTTTGAAGGGAATGGAGGAATATTGCAAGGCTGTCGTCGAGTTGGCCGCTGTCCTGGACTGGTCTATTTCCTACCTCGATCTCCCTTTTCAGAGGAATCCGTAG